ACGGTTCTGAAGAACTCCCATGCTTTTCTTAGTACTGATTCCTTTGGCTTCTCCGCTTCCGTTATATATTTGTTTATTGCATTGCTAACCTCAAATACGGCTTTTAATGCTTCCGCTGTATTAAAATCATCATCCATAGCTTCATAAAACTTTCTTCTGGCTTCTTTTATCGAATTGTAAGCTTTAAAATCATTTTCATCCCACGTATAAGCGAGCTCCGCATTCTCCATTGCAATCCTTATGTTTTCGAGCGTGTTATAGAGTCTTTCCAGATTATTTTTGGCGTGCTGTAATCCCTCTTCGCTGTAATCTAAAGGGGAGCGATAGTGCTTTTGAAGGACGAAGAATCTAATAACTTCTGGACTGTACCTTTGTAGTAGTTCCCTCACCGTAACGAAATTACCCAAGCTCTTACTCATCTTCTCCCCTTTGACCATTACAAAGCCCGTATGAAGCCAATAATGGACCCATTCGTGACCAAAGCAGGCTTCGCTCTGGGCTATCTCATTCTCATGGTGAGGGAATATTAGGTCATTTCCTCCACCATGTATATCAAAGCTCTCTCCTAGGTATTTACTACTCATAACTGAACACTCTATGTGCCATCCAGGCCTTCCCTCCCCCCAAGGGCTCTCCCACTTAGGTTCTCCCGGCTTTGCTTTTTTCCAGAGAGCAAAATCTTCAGGATTTTTCTTTCCTTCCCCAGGTTCAACTCTCGCTCCCTTTCTGAGCTCTTCCAATTTAACCCCGCTTAACTT
This Pyrococcus horikoshii OT3 DNA region includes the following protein-coding sequences:
- the cysS gene encoding cysteine--tRNA ligase, encoding MTLRIYNTLTKQKEEFKPINEGEVRMYVCGPTVYDYPHLGHARTYIAFDVIRRYLEHKGYSVLMVMNFTDIDDKIIRRAKETGEDPAKLAEKFIKVFLEDMKALKVKPADIYPRVTEHIEDIIQFIERLKEKGYAYEGSDGVYFEVQKFKEYGKLSGVKLEELRKGARVEPGEGKKNPEDFALWKKAKPGEPKWESPWGEGRPGWHIECSVMSSKYLGESFDIHGGGNDLIFPHHENEIAQSEACFGHEWVHYWLHTGFVMVKGEKMSKSLGNFVTVRELLQRYSPEVIRFFVLQKHYRSPLDYSEEGLQHAKNNLERLYNTLENIRIAMENAELAYTWDENDFKAYNSIKEARRKFYEAMDDDFNTAEALKAVFEVSNAINKYITEAEKPKESVLRKAWEFFRTVGEIFGIFEEYFKEEKAKEEEKLIELLIQVRAELRKERKFELADKIREELRKLGIQLEDKGKETIWKRIKV